A genomic stretch from Chelmon rostratus isolate fCheRos1 chromosome 14, fCheRos1.pri, whole genome shotgun sequence includes:
- the emc6 gene encoding ER membrane protein complex subunit 6, producing the protein MAGVVAKREGPQFISEVAVRGNAAVLDYCRTSVSALSGATAGILGLTGLYGFIFYFLSAFLLSLLLILKAGRRWNKFFKSRRLLFTGGLVGGLFTYVLFWTFLYGMVHVY; encoded by the coding sequence ATGGCAGGAGTTGTAGCCAAACGAGAGGGACCACAGTTCATCAGTGAAGTAGCTGTGAGGGGCAACGCCGCCGTGCTGGACTACTGCCGCACCTCTGTATCCGCTCTATCCGGAGCAACAGCTGGCATCCTGGGGCTGACGGGACTCTAtggctttattttttatttcctctccgCTTTTCTCCTGTCCCTGTTGCTCATTCTCAAGGCTGGACGGCGATGGAACAAGTTCTTTAAATCAAGGCGGCTGCTCTTCACCGGAGGTCTTGTTGGAGGCCTTTTCACTTACGTCCTGTTCTGGACTTTCCTCTATGGGATGGTGCATGTGTACTAA
- the shpk gene encoding sedoheptulokinase produces MSTYILGIDVGTTSVKAVLLETGSRSVAASHALTTTSDIIDNSGIKAKEQHTGQIIDTLNRCIGLLPGDKLQHVSSIGLSGQMHGVLFWKGKGGCDWSNRGFFTAGDTSQLITWQDGRCSSHFLSSLPKPDSHLSVATGFGCATIFWYMRHRPEFLEDFTVAGTIQDYVVSMLCGLDGCVMTPQNAASWGFFNTSSNQWNIDILKGASFPLHLLPQCVPSGGLAGQTCSDWHGIPAGTPVGAALGDFQCSVYSCMSARTDAVLNISTSAQLTFAMPADFKPPASPQPASSISYFPYFEDSYLAVAASLNGGNVLATFVEMLTAWMKELGAELSDSCLYEKLIHCALNQETSDLRVSPTILGERHNPLCLGHVTNISPTNLSLGHLTRALCRGVLDNITSMMPAECLQQAGVCRIVGSGSAIARNEVLRQEVEKAFPQPVVYGQNADSAVGVAMVLCDLH; encoded by the exons ATGTCTACCTATATCCTGGGTATAGACGTGGGCACCACTTCGGTAAAAGCCGTTTTATTAGAAACTGGCTCCAGGTCGGTGGCTGCGAGTCACGCTTTGACAACTACGTCAGATATAATCGACAATAGCGGGATAAAG GCGAAAGAGCAGCACACCGGCCAGATCATAGACACTTTGAACCGGTGCATCGGCCTGCTGCCCggagacaaactgcagcatgtCAGCAGCATCGGGCTGTCCGGACAGATGCACGGGGTTTTATTCTGGAAAGGGAAGGGTG GTTGTGATTGGTCCAACAGGGGCTTCTTCACAGCCGGAGACACCAGTCAGCTGATCACCTGGCAGGATGGCCGCTGCAGCAGTCACTTCCTGTCGTCGCTTCCAAAGCCGGACTCACACCTTAGTGTGGCCACAGGATTCGGCTGTGCCACTATATTCTGGTACATGAGACACAG GCCCGAGTTCCTTGAGGACTTCACAGTAGCGGGCACCATCCAGGACTACGTGgtgtccatgctgtgtggtTTGGATGGGTGTGTGATGACACCTCAGAATGCAGCCAGCTGGGGCTTCTTCAACACTTCCTCCAACCAGTGGAATATAGACAT TCTGAAGGGTGCCAGCTTCCCCTTGCACCTGCTTCCTCAGTGTGTGCCATCTGGTGGCTTGGCGGGACAGACGTGCTCTGACTGGCATGGCATCCCTGCTGGTACGCCAGTAGGAGCTGCCCTGGGAGACTTCCAGTGCTCTGTCTACTCCTGCATGAGTGCACGGACAGATGCag TTCTTAACATAAGCACCTCGGCCCAGCTGACCTTCGCCATGCCAGCTGACTTCAagcctccagcttctcctcagcctgcctcctccatctcctaCTTCCCCTATTTTGAGGACTCATACTTGGCGGTGGCTGCTTCACTCAACGGAGGGAATGTGTTGGCCACTTTCGTGGAGATGCTCACTGCGTGGATGAAAGAGCTTG GTGCAGAGCTGAGTGATTCGTGCTTGTATGAGAAGCTGATTCACTGCGCCCTGAATCAGGAAACGAGCGACCTCAGGGTGAGTCCTACCATCCTGGGAGAGAGACACAACCCTCTCTGCCTGGGTCATGTGACCAACATCTCCCCTACCAACCTCTCTCTGGGTCATTTGACCAGGGCGCTGTGCCGCGGAGTCCTGGACAACATCACCTCCATGATGCCTGCAGAGTGTCTGCAGCAGGCGGGCGTCTGCAGGATTGTGGGCAGTGGGAGTGCTATCGCCCGCAATGAGGTGCTAAGGCAGGAAGTGGAGAAGGCGTTTCCTCAGCCAGTGGTATATGGACAAAACGCAGACTCTGCCGTCGGCGTGGCCATGGTCCTCTGTGACCTACACTGA